One segment of Anser cygnoides isolate HZ-2024a breed goose chromosome 5, Taihu_goose_T2T_genome, whole genome shotgun sequence DNA contains the following:
- the WEE1 gene encoding wee1-like protein kinase isoform X1 has product MSFLSLQQAAPPRRVSARRAAAPIRQKLLFLSGHSDCEEEEEDEEEEGGSSGNSTGEDSAFQEADSPLSVARTPARGDPPLLEEEEEEEEMEPAAAPLPDEGDSWEEEGFGSSPVKSPGAYFMAGSPSPPPPHKGRRYGGRSPPHLAAGGYRPRSEEPGSPLPDYPGTPPHKTFRKLRLFDTPHTPKSLLSKAQGLGSSSVKLRGGSLFMNVGKSEKRDSDIRQTPHVNINPFTPDSMFLHNSEGQCRRRKRTHWNDSCGEDMEASDGELEDETIRPAKRITITESNMKSRYATEFHELEKIGSGEFGSVFKCVKRLDGCIYAIKRSKKPLAGSVDEQNALREVYAHAVLGQHSHVVRYYSAWAEDDHMLIQNEYCNGGSLADAISENYRNMRYFTEPELKDLLLQVARGLKYIHSMSLVHMDIKPSNIFISRTSVPSTTSEEGDDDEWSSDRVIFKIGDLGHVTRVSSPQVEEGDSRFLANEVLQENYTHLPKADIFALALTVVCAAGAEPLPTNGDQWHEIRQGKLPRIPQVLSQELLDLLKVMINPDPEKRPSAVALVKHSVLLSAAKKSAEQLRIELNAEKFKNSLLQKELKKAQMAKAAAEERALFTDRMTTRSTTQNRPSRLIGKKMNRSVSLTIY; this is encoded by the exons ATGAGCTtcctcagcctgcagcaggcgGCGCCGCCGCGGCGGGTGTCGGCCCGGCGGGCGGCCGCCCCGATCCGTCAGAAGCTGCTGTTCCTGAGCGGCCACAGCGactgcgaggaggaggaggaggacgaggaggaggagggcggcagcagcggcaACAGCACCGGCGAGGACTCGGCCTTCCAGGAGGCGGACTCGCCGCTCTCGGTGGCTCGCACCCCGGCGCGGGGCGACCCGcccctgctggaggaggaggaggaggaggaggagatggagccCGCGGCGGCGCCGCTGCCGGACGAGGGGGACTCgtgggaggaggaagggttCGGCTCCTCGCCGGTCAAGTCGCCCGGAGCCTACTTCATGGCCGGCTCGCcctcgccgccgcctccccaCAAGGGCCGGCGCTACGGGGGGCGCTCCCCGCCGCACCTGGCGGCGGGCGGCTACCGGCCGCGGAGCGAGGAGCCCGGCTCGCCGCTGCCCGACTACCCCGGCACCCCGCCCCACAAGACCTTCCGCAAGCTGCGCCTCTTCGACACGCCGCACACCCCCAAG agttTGCTCTCTAAAGCACAAGGACTAGGTTCCAGCTCAGTCAAACTTCGAGGGGGCTCTTTATTTATGAATGTTGGGAAGTCGGAGAAGCGAGATTCTGATATCAGACAAACACCTCATGTGAACATTAATCCCTTCACTCCTGATTCCATGTTCCTGCATAACTCTGAAGGACAGTGTCGGAGGAGAAAGAGAACGCACTGGAATGA CTCTTGCGGAGAAGACATGGAAGCAAGTGATGGAGAGCTTGAGGATGAAACTATCAGACCTGCTAAG AGGATCACAATAACAGAAAGTAATATGAAGTCACGGTATGCAACCGAATTTCATGAGTTGGAGAAGATTGGATCCGGTGAATTTGGTTCTGTGTTTAAATGTGTGAAGAGGCTTGATGGCTGTATTTATGCTATAAAGCGATCTAAGAAACCCTTAGCTGGCTCAGTGGACGA GCAAAATGCTTTAAGAGAGGTCTATGCACACGCAGTTCTGGGGCAGCATTCACACGTAGTAAGATACTACTCTGCATGGGCAGAAGATGATCATATGCTCATACAGAATGAATATTGCAATG GTGGCAGTTTAGCAGATGCCATAAGTGAAAATTACAGGAATATGCGTTATTTTACTGAGCCAGAGCTGAAGGACCTACTACTTCAGGTGGCTCGAGGCTTAAAGTACATTCATTCGATGTCGCTGGTACACATGGATATTAAACCTA GTAACATCTTCATATCCAGGACATCAGTCCCAAGTACGACTTCAGAAGAAGGAGATGATGATGAGTGGTCATCTGATAGAGTCATATTTAAAATAG GTGATCTTGGTCATGTAACTCGAGTATCTAGTCCACAAGTGGAGGAAGGTGACAGCCGTTTTCTTGCAAATGAAGTCCTACAAGAG aactacACTCATTTGccaaaagcagatatttttgcTCTTGCTCTGACTGTTGTCTgcgctgctggggctgaacCGCTTCCAACTAATGGGGACCAATGGCATGAAATTCGACAAGGAAAACTACCGAGAATACCACAAGTGCTTTCTCAAGAATTGCTAGATCTACTAAAA gtTATGATTAATCCTGATCCAGAGAAAAGACCTTCAGCTGTGGCACTAGTCAAGCATtcagtgctgctctctgctgcaaaAAAGAgtgcagagcagctgaggaTAGAACTGAATGCTGAAAAATTCAAAAACTCACTCTTGCAGAA AGAGCTGAAGAAGGCACAGATGGCAAAGGCCGCAGCTGAGGAACGAGCACTGTTCACTGACAGAATGACAACTAGATCTACGACACAAAATAGACCATCTCGACtcattggaaagaaaatgaaccgCTCAGTTAGTCTTACTATATACTGA
- the WEE1 gene encoding wee1-like protein kinase isoform X2 — MNVGKSEKRDSDIRQTPHVNINPFTPDSMFLHNSEGQCRRRKRTHWNDSCGEDMEASDGELEDETIRPAKRITITESNMKSRYATEFHELEKIGSGEFGSVFKCVKRLDGCIYAIKRSKKPLAGSVDEQNALREVYAHAVLGQHSHVVRYYSAWAEDDHMLIQNEYCNGGSLADAISENYRNMRYFTEPELKDLLLQVARGLKYIHSMSLVHMDIKPSNIFISRTSVPSTTSEEGDDDEWSSDRVIFKIGDLGHVTRVSSPQVEEGDSRFLANEVLQENYTHLPKADIFALALTVVCAAGAEPLPTNGDQWHEIRQGKLPRIPQVLSQELLDLLKVMINPDPEKRPSAVALVKHSVLLSAAKKSAEQLRIELNAEKFKNSLLQKELKKAQMAKAAAEERALFTDRMTTRSTTQNRPSRLIGKKMNRSVSLTIY, encoded by the exons ATGAATGTTGGGAAGTCGGAGAAGCGAGATTCTGATATCAGACAAACACCTCATGTGAACATTAATCCCTTCACTCCTGATTCCATGTTCCTGCATAACTCTGAAGGACAGTGTCGGAGGAGAAAGAGAACGCACTGGAATGA CTCTTGCGGAGAAGACATGGAAGCAAGTGATGGAGAGCTTGAGGATGAAACTATCAGACCTGCTAAG AGGATCACAATAACAGAAAGTAATATGAAGTCACGGTATGCAACCGAATTTCATGAGTTGGAGAAGATTGGATCCGGTGAATTTGGTTCTGTGTTTAAATGTGTGAAGAGGCTTGATGGCTGTATTTATGCTATAAAGCGATCTAAGAAACCCTTAGCTGGCTCAGTGGACGA GCAAAATGCTTTAAGAGAGGTCTATGCACACGCAGTTCTGGGGCAGCATTCACACGTAGTAAGATACTACTCTGCATGGGCAGAAGATGATCATATGCTCATACAGAATGAATATTGCAATG GTGGCAGTTTAGCAGATGCCATAAGTGAAAATTACAGGAATATGCGTTATTTTACTGAGCCAGAGCTGAAGGACCTACTACTTCAGGTGGCTCGAGGCTTAAAGTACATTCATTCGATGTCGCTGGTACACATGGATATTAAACCTA GTAACATCTTCATATCCAGGACATCAGTCCCAAGTACGACTTCAGAAGAAGGAGATGATGATGAGTGGTCATCTGATAGAGTCATATTTAAAATAG GTGATCTTGGTCATGTAACTCGAGTATCTAGTCCACAAGTGGAGGAAGGTGACAGCCGTTTTCTTGCAAATGAAGTCCTACAAGAG aactacACTCATTTGccaaaagcagatatttttgcTCTTGCTCTGACTGTTGTCTgcgctgctggggctgaacCGCTTCCAACTAATGGGGACCAATGGCATGAAATTCGACAAGGAAAACTACCGAGAATACCACAAGTGCTTTCTCAAGAATTGCTAGATCTACTAAAA gtTATGATTAATCCTGATCCAGAGAAAAGACCTTCAGCTGTGGCACTAGTCAAGCATtcagtgctgctctctgctgcaaaAAAGAgtgcagagcagctgaggaTAGAACTGAATGCTGAAAAATTCAAAAACTCACTCTTGCAGAA AGAGCTGAAGAAGGCACAGATGGCAAAGGCCGCAGCTGAGGAACGAGCACTGTTCACTGACAGAATGACAACTAGATCTACGACACAAAATAGACCATCTCGACtcattggaaagaaaatgaaccgCTCAGTTAGTCTTACTATATACTGA